A portion of the Girardinichthys multiradiatus isolate DD_20200921_A chromosome 23, DD_fGirMul_XY1, whole genome shotgun sequence genome contains these proteins:
- the LOC124860040 gene encoding cilia- and flagella-associated protein 58-like: MTENSQQMDRTENERSLEKALKHGIIECQEFWENEWVKQYEGDKVFWKKEIISLNLKIGRLTEENATLRMKYETTLSKKEALNIKYTTREAEIAEVLRKHLGQIETLSNLYAIETKTFEEFRKNTVNKEEHISALENQIKQYQQKILDKTQQFESASTQMKAEIVEAEKNLKKQIVINKTYLKSEKTQAQAAKLEKMKYEQVIQKLETEVCKFKEKQEEMKRKVVGLEEKLEVQKKKTLEKNFHHSRDNENLKTIVEKQKCHIVEMRKNEAAKNKVINKLKLKISELEGIIKGLNQESLSYKLERNKILNDLSKKRIKTSTLKVSLLERIEINKNLEAQLEKERQKQKELTKTMKSLTLEKKLFKEKYDFLEAKYKNGKPEMDKCKLKIKQMERKIISMQCDIQNCVDVFECPRRFLQYFIQLKMKHLDNTKMTEVDSQFELFHRYIKRLKNSFDKTITHQSREKDKIKNMLSKETDILYLNSAKAYEALQKCKILEEEKQALDKKLRMTEQELQILKNPAKSKVQCWLAKFSKSKNKVHPI, encoded by the coding sequence atgacagAGAACAGTCAACAAATGGACCGAACAGAAAACGAGAGATCTTTGGAGAAGGCTTTAAAACACGGAATAATTGAGTGTCAGGAATTTTGGGAAAATGAGTGGGTAAAACAGTACGAAGGAGACAAGGTGTTCTGGAAAAAGGAAATTATCTCACTCAATTTAAAAATTGGCAGACTTACTGAAGAAAATGCAACACTTCGAATGAAATATGAAACAACTCTGAGCAAAAAAGAGGCCTTAAACATAAAGTACACAACCAGAGAAGCTGAGATTGCTGAAGTGCTGCGTAAGCATCTCGGCCAAATTGAGACACTGTCAAACCTATACGCTATCGAAACCAAAACATTTGAAGAATTCAGGAAGAATACGGTGAACAAAGAAGAACATATTTCAGCATTAGAAAACCAAATCAAACAATATCAGCAAAAAATTCTGGACAAAACACAACAATTTGAATCAGCTTCCACCCAGATGAAAGCAGAGATTGTGGAAGCAGAAAAGAACCTAAAAAAGCAGATAGTGATAAACAAGACgtatttaaaatctgaaaaaactcAAGCACAAGCAGCAAAGTTGGAGAAGATGAAATATGAGCAAGTTATCCAGAAACTAGAAACAGAAGTTTGTAAGTTTAAGGAAAAACAGGAGGAAATGAAGAGAAAGGTGGTGGGTTTGGAAGAGAAATTAGAAGTGCAGAAGAAGAAAACGCTGGAGAAGAACTTTCACCACAGTAGAGACAATGAAAATCTTAAAACCattgtggaaaaacaaaagtgtcACATTGTAGAAATGCGCAAAAATGAAGCAGCCAAAAATAAAGTTATCaataaactgaaattgaaaATCAGTGAGCTTGAGGGAATTATAAAAGGTTTGAACCAGGAGAGCCTTAGCTACAAATTAGagagaaacaaaattttaaatgacCTATCGAAAAAAAGGATCAAGACCAGTACTCTGAAAGTCAGTCTGCTTGAaagaattgaaataaataaaaacctggaGGCACAGCTggagaaagaaagacaaaagcaGAAAGAACTTACCAAGACAATGAAATCATTAACACTtgagaaaaaactttttaaggAGAAATATGACTTCCTGGAGGCCAAATACAAAAACGGAAAGCCAGAGATGGACAAATGCAAGCTTAAAATCAAACAGATGGAGAGGAAGATTATCTCTATGCAGTGTGACATTCAGAACTGTGTCGACGTTTTTGAATGTCCCAGGAGGTTTTTACAGTATTTCATTCAGCTGAAGATGAAACACTTGGACAATACCAAAATGACCGAGGTTGACAGCCAGTTTGAATTGTTTCATCGCTACATTAAGAGGCTCAAGAATTCATTCGACAAGACCATCACTCATCAAAGCAGAGAAAAGGACAAGATCAAGAACATGCTCTCAAAAGAGACGGATATCCTGTATCTAAATAGCGCAAAAGCCTACGAAGCtttacaaaaatgcaaaatattagAAGAAGAAAAGCAAGCATTGGACAAGAAGTTGCGAATGACAGAGCAGGAGcttcaaatattaaaaaatccTGCCAAGTCCAAGGTCCAGTGCTGGCTTGCCAAATTTAGCAAATCAAAAAATAAGGTCCACCCAATATGA